A region from the Sebaldella sp. S0638 genome encodes:
- the clpX gene encoding ATP-dependent Clp protease ATP-binding subunit ClpX, producing the protein MNKKVHKCSFCDKYEDEVYRLIANPDNTVFICDECIESCYDLIEDEMKYDNYLEQDHGLKLYKPSEIKKKLDDYIIGQDEAKKVLAVSVYNHYKRITHKLQNVDDIELQKSNVLLIGPTGSGKTLLAQTLAKILNVPFAIADATTLTEAGYVGDDVENVLLKLIKAADYDINAAQHGIIYIDEIDKIARKSENMSITRDVSGEGVQQALLKIIEGTVSSVPPQGGRKHPNQEMIEIDTKDILFIVGGAFEGLEEKIENRLNIKRVGFGVDHTKEKLNALTIFKNVLPEDLIKFGLIPELVGRVPIITALSGLDEEALVKILTEPKNSLIKQYKKYLELENVSLEFKEDAIEEIAKMAYERKIGARGLRSIMEGIMIDIMYDIPSKKNIKKVTVTKEAVKNKDEIIIE; encoded by the coding sequence GTGAATAAGAAAGTACATAAATGCTCATTTTGCGATAAGTATGAGGATGAAGTATACAGACTGATTGCAAATCCGGATAATACGGTATTTATTTGCGATGAATGTATAGAATCGTGCTATGACTTAATAGAAGATGAGATGAAGTATGATAATTATCTGGAACAGGATCACGGATTAAAGTTATATAAGCCTAGTGAGATAAAGAAGAAACTGGATGATTATATTATAGGTCAGGATGAGGCTAAAAAGGTACTGGCAGTTTCGGTGTATAACCATTATAAAAGAATAACCCACAAACTTCAGAATGTGGATGATATAGAGCTGCAAAAATCAAATGTGCTTCTGATAGGACCTACAGGAAGCGGGAAAACATTACTGGCGCAGACACTGGCAAAGATACTGAATGTGCCTTTTGCTATAGCTGATGCAACTACTCTGACTGAAGCAGGATATGTCGGTGATGATGTGGAAAATGTATTGCTGAAACTGATAAAAGCTGCAGATTATGATATAAATGCGGCTCAGCACGGAATAATCTACATTGACGAAATAGATAAAATAGCAAGAAAATCTGAAAACATGTCTATAACAAGAGATGTTTCCGGTGAAGGTGTCCAGCAGGCACTGTTAAAAATAATAGAAGGAACAGTATCTTCTGTTCCTCCGCAGGGCGGAAGAAAACACCCTAATCAGGAAATGATAGAAATAGATACTAAGGATATTTTATTCATAGTAGGGGGTGCATTTGAAGGGCTTGAAGAAAAGATAGAAAACAGACTTAATATAAAAAGAGTAGGTTTCGGTGTGGATCATACAAAAGAAAAACTTAATGCACTTACTATCTTTAAGAATGTTCTTCCGGAAGATCTTATCAAATTCGGGCTTATTCCCGAGCTGGTAGGAAGAGTTCCTATAATTACAGCTCTTAGCGGTCTGGATGAAGAAGCTCTGGTAAAAATACTGACAGAGCCGAAGAATTCACTGATAAAGCAGTATAAGAAATATCTTGAGCTTGAGAATGTAAGCCTTGAGTTTAAGGAAGATGCAATAGAAGAAATAGCAAAAATGGCATATGAGAGAAAAATCGGAGCCAGAGGTCTTAGATCAATCATGGAAGGTATAATGATAGATATAATGTATGATATTCCTTCTAAGAAAAATATTAAAAAAGTTACAGTAACTAAAGAAGCAGTAAAAAATAAAGATGAAATAATTATTGAGTAA
- the lon gene encoding endopeptidase La, whose product MIKKPFIATRDLVVFPGVVTPIFVGREASLASLEKAISKYNNKLILSTQKDPNMEEPNFPEDIYSIGVLVHIFQTVKMPNGNVKVLVEAKHRVLIKEVMEEDGIYYSDYEDIFSKPIEETKAEALKRKVIEEFENYAKITGRILPDLIYNLKEIKNIDKAFDLICTNLLIETRIKQELLEILDIEQRAYKILSILEKEIEIFSLEKDIENKVREQMAEVQKNYYLREKIKAMKEEMGDDTDSEDEVEELAERMEESGIPIELKEKLRKEISRMKKMPDYSAEASVIRSYVETILDIPWTTSTEDSIDIEKAEKILNEDHYGLEEVKERILEFLAVKKLNNNLKGSIICLVGPPGVGKTSLAHSVARAMDRKFVRISLGGVRDEAEIRGHRRTYIGSMPGRIISALKQIGVNNPVMLFDEIDKMASDFRGDPSSAMLEVLDPAQNNTFEDHYVDAPFDLSKVFFITTANDLGGIPGPLRDRMEIIYIESYTEFEKLNIAKRYLIPQTQEENGLKDYKVEFDDDAIFKIINEYTREAGVRNLRREISKVFRKVAKEVVDKRKAKIVINKNKIKNYLGNAKFRPDKMKEKEGKIGVVNGLAWTSVGGTTLEVQAVKMEGKGNLLLTGKLGSVMQESAKVAYSYVRSIKNKLKVKDKFYETDDVHLHFPEGAVPKDGPSAGVTITTAIISVLTNKEVRQDVAMTGEITITGEVLAVGGIKEKVIGAHRVGIREVILPFDNKIDTEELPQEIKDDMKFYFAKVYDDVKKIAFKK is encoded by the coding sequence ATGATAAAAAAACCATTTATTGCAACTAGAGACTTGGTAGTTTTTCCCGGAGTAGTAACTCCGATATTCGTGGGGCGTGAGGCGAGTCTGGCTAGTTTGGAAAAAGCAATTTCCAAATATAATAATAAGCTTATCTTGTCTACACAGAAAGACCCTAACATGGAAGAACCAAATTTTCCAGAAGATATATACAGTATAGGAGTGTTGGTTCATATATTTCAAACTGTAAAAATGCCTAATGGAAATGTGAAAGTACTTGTAGAAGCTAAACACAGAGTATTAATAAAAGAGGTAATGGAAGAAGACGGAATTTATTATTCCGATTATGAAGATATTTTCTCGAAACCAATAGAAGAAACAAAGGCGGAAGCATTAAAAAGAAAAGTAATAGAAGAATTTGAAAATTATGCAAAAATAACAGGAAGAATTCTGCCGGATCTTATTTATAACCTGAAAGAGATCAAGAATATTGATAAGGCTTTTGATCTGATATGTACAAACCTGTTAATAGAAACAAGAATAAAACAGGAATTGCTTGAGATTCTTGATATAGAGCAAAGAGCATACAAGATTTTGAGCATACTTGAAAAAGAAATAGAGATTTTCTCACTGGAAAAAGATATTGAGAATAAAGTAAGGGAACAAATGGCCGAAGTACAGAAAAATTATTATCTGAGAGAAAAGATCAAGGCCATGAAGGAAGAAATGGGAGATGATACTGATTCTGAGGATGAAGTGGAAGAACTCGCTGAAAGAATGGAAGAATCAGGAATCCCTATAGAACTGAAAGAAAAACTCAGAAAAGAAATTTCCAGAATGAAAAAAATGCCTGATTACTCAGCGGAAGCATCTGTTATCAGATCTTATGTAGAGACAATACTTGATATACCGTGGACTACTTCCACTGAAGACAGTATTGACATAGAGAAGGCAGAAAAAATTCTAAATGAGGATCACTATGGACTTGAGGAAGTAAAAGAAAGAATTCTTGAATTTCTTGCAGTAAAGAAATTAAATAATAACCTGAAAGGTTCGATTATTTGTTTAGTAGGACCTCCGGGAGTAGGAAAAACATCACTTGCACACTCTGTAGCAAGAGCAATGGACAGAAAATTCGTAAGAATTTCACTTGGCGGTGTAAGAGATGAAGCAGAAATAAGAGGACACAGAAGAACATATATAGGATCAATGCCTGGAAGAATAATCAGTGCATTGAAACAGATAGGTGTTAATAACCCTGTTATGCTGTTTGATGAAATAGATAAAATGGCGTCTGACTTTAGGGGAGATCCTTCATCAGCAATGCTGGAAGTTCTGGATCCCGCACAAAATAACACATTTGAAGATCACTATGTAGATGCACCTTTTGATTTATCAAAAGTATTCTTCATAACTACGGCAAATGATCTTGGCGGAATACCAGGCCCTTTGAGAGACAGAATGGAAATAATATACATAGAATCATATACAGAATTCGAAAAGCTTAATATAGCAAAAAGATATCTGATTCCTCAGACTCAGGAAGAAAACGGATTAAAGGATTACAAAGTAGAGTTTGATGATGATGCAATATTTAAAATAATAAATGAATATACAAGAGAAGCCGGAGTAAGAAACCTTCGCCGTGAAATAAGCAAAGTTTTCAGAAAAGTGGCTAAAGAAGTGGTGGATAAAAGAAAAGCCAAGATAGTAATAAATAAAAATAAAATAAAAAATTATCTTGGAAATGCCAAATTCAGACCTGACAAAATGAAAGAAAAAGAAGGAAAGATCGGAGTAGTAAATGGCCTTGCATGGACATCTGTAGGTGGAACAACACTTGAAGTTCAGGCTGTGAAAATGGAAGGTAAAGGAAATCTGCTGCTTACAGGTAAATTGGGAAGCGTTATGCAAGAATCTGCAAAGGTAGCTTATTCTTATGTAAGATCAATAAAAAATAAGCTGAAAGTAAAAGATAAGTTTTATGAAACGGATGATGTGCATTTACATTTTCCAGAAGGAGCAGTGCCAAAAGACGGACCGTCTGCCGGAGTTACTATTACAACTGCAATTATATCTGTCCTTACTAATAAAGAAGTAAGACAGGATGTGGCAATGACCGGAGAAATAACTATAACGGGAGAAGTGCTTGCAGTAGGCGGAATAAAGGAGAAAGTCATTGGTGCGCACAGAGTGGGAATAAGGGAAGTAATACTGCCGTTTGATAATAAAATAGATACTGAAGAGCTTCCTCAAGAAATAAAAGACGATATGAAATTTTATTTCGCCAAAGTTTATGACGATGTAAAAAAAATAGCTTTTAAAAAATAG
- the tig gene encoding trigger factor, which yields MYEIKKLEGSKYEVKITREKDDVAKMKEEAIKTLKKNVKMDGFRQGHVPDNVIEKNYEGNIKEEMANKVIEDEYQEILEKEGIKPIDYLKIKEFNVDDDKLELVGEIQVMPEIKIGEYKGIEAEKAGVEITDEVLEAELDRLREANGKLKEIEDAELATFDDVVNIDFEGFVDGEAFAGGKAEGFDLKLGSKSFIDNFEDQIAGHKKGEDIEVNVTFPEEYHSADLAGKPAMFKVKVNTIKRLEKPELNDEFAKDQNFENVEELKTKTKERLENSEKMKADNEFQGKVLEQIVANAELDIPEVLIEREIDQRLRQFDSQLRMQGMDLGKYVEMTGQSIESMRAPLKEDAEKAVRADLVISEISKLENIAAEADEVEKKIEEVAAMYGMEKAQLVNEAKRAGNYNNFVNSIKYDLIARKTIEFLMKEAKEK from the coding sequence ATGTACGAGATCAAAAAACTAGAAGGATCAAAATATGAGGTAAAGATAACTAGAGAAAAAGACGATGTAGCAAAAATGAAGGAAGAAGCAATAAAAACTCTGAAAAAAAATGTAAAAATGGATGGTTTCAGACAAGGGCATGTACCTGATAATGTTATTGAAAAGAATTACGAAGGAAACATAAAAGAAGAAATGGCCAACAAAGTAATTGAGGATGAATATCAGGAAATACTTGAAAAAGAAGGAATAAAGCCTATAGATTATTTAAAAATAAAAGAATTCAATGTTGATGATGATAAATTGGAATTAGTAGGGGAAATACAGGTAATGCCTGAAATTAAAATCGGAGAATACAAAGGAATAGAAGCTGAAAAAGCCGGAGTAGAAATCACTGATGAAGTTTTGGAAGCAGAACTTGACAGATTAAGAGAAGCAAACGGAAAACTTAAAGAAATAGAAGATGCTGAATTAGCAACATTTGATGATGTAGTAAATATTGATTTTGAAGGATTCGTAGACGGAGAAGCATTTGCAGGAGGAAAAGCAGAAGGATTCGATCTTAAATTAGGTTCAAAATCATTTATAGATAATTTTGAAGATCAGATAGCAGGACATAAAAAAGGCGAAGACATAGAAGTAAATGTTACTTTCCCTGAAGAATATCATTCAGCTGACCTTGCAGGTAAGCCGGCTATGTTCAAAGTAAAAGTAAATACTATAAAAAGACTTGAAAAGCCTGAATTAAATGATGAATTCGCAAAAGATCAAAACTTTGAAAATGTGGAAGAATTAAAGACAAAAACAAAAGAAAGACTTGAAAATTCTGAAAAAATGAAAGCTGATAATGAATTCCAAGGCAAAGTTCTTGAGCAGATAGTAGCTAATGCAGAACTTGATATACCGGAAGTATTAATCGAAAGAGAAATAGACCAAAGATTAAGACAGTTTGATTCTCAGTTAAGAATGCAGGGAATGGACTTAGGTAAATATGTGGAAATGACAGGTCAAAGTATCGAAAGCATGAGAGCTCCGTTAAAAGAAGATGCAGAAAAAGCAGTTAGAGCCGACCTTGTAATCAGCGAAATTTCTAAATTAGAAAATATAGCAGCAGAAGCCGATGAAGTAGAGAAAAAAATAGAAGAAGTAGCAGCTATGTACGGTATGGAAAAAGCACAGCTTGTAAACGAAGCTAAAAGAGCCGGAAATTATAACAATTTCGTAAATAGTATAAAGTATGACCTGATCGCTAGAAAAACAATTGAGTTTTTAATGAAAGAAGCAAAGGAAAAATAA
- the clpP gene encoding ATP-dependent Clp endopeptidase proteolytic subunit ClpP, with protein sequence MYNPIVIENDGRGERSYDIYSRLLKDRIIFLGGEVEDNMANSIIAQLLFLDAQDSEKDITIYINSPGGVITSGLAIYDTMRHINADVSTVCVGQAASMGALLLAAGTKGKRYSLPNSRIMIHQPLGGAQGQATDVLIQAREMERIKTLVNGILSEATGKDIKEIYSDTERDNFMNANEALEYGLIDKVIE encoded by the coding sequence ATGTATAATCCGATAGTAATAGAAAATGACGGCCGGGGAGAAAGAAGTTATGATATCTATTCAAGACTGCTGAAAGACAGAATAATATTTCTGGGCGGAGAAGTAGAAGATAATATGGCTAATTCAATAATAGCACAGCTTCTGTTTCTGGATGCACAGGACAGCGAGAAAGATATCACAATTTATATTAACAGTCCCGGAGGTGTAATAACATCAGGTCTTGCAATATACGATACAATGCGTCATATTAACGCCGACGTATCTACAGTATGTGTAGGGCAGGCTGCAAGCATGGGAGCTTTGCTTCTTGCAGCAGGAACAAAAGGAAAAAGGTATTCACTGCCTAATTCCAGAATTATGATCCATCAGCCTTTGGGCGGTGCTCAGGGACAGGCAACTGATGTGTTGATACAGGCAAGAGAAATGGAAAGAATAAAGACCCTGGTTAATGGAATATTAAGTGAAGCTACAGGTAAAGATATCAAGGAAATATATTCGGACACTGAAAGAGACAACTTTATGAATGCAAATGAAGCATTGGAATATGGGCTGATAGACAAAGTGATAGAATAA